The following are encoded in a window of Halosolutus halophilus genomic DNA:
- the mch gene encoding 2-methylfumaryl-CoA hydratase, whose amino-acid sequence MTDWTDPDTFAQALEQVETKEKGNCFEDFEEGDLIEHDPGLTLTRWGNESWMSQTLNHDPAYWRTDAAEDRGFEEPPIHPDYLTAATLGITVEDLSEKGGYFLGRTGVRFPGTPVYAGTELHVESEVVDTATSSSRPEYGIVSWRTRGTDAETGEVLCSYERTNMIPRREPVATDGSGATAAEGDGDGPNLPDEFVTPNGGYFEDFVDALDQAADRDAAVAYRHERGRTQDDVTVASLPLATLNTAKQHHNVDVMADSPSGDIVTYGDVTRSTALGHARSDERTWREVGFDDESFHTFVAVGDTVYAFTRVLSAEEDAESDQAGTVRFEHIAFNQDDEPVYSGTRTAEIRKRSN is encoded by the coding sequence ATGACTGATTGGACAGATCCCGACACGTTCGCACAGGCGCTCGAACAGGTCGAGACGAAGGAGAAGGGTAACTGCTTCGAGGACTTCGAAGAGGGCGACCTCATCGAACACGACCCCGGCCTCACGCTCACCCGCTGGGGTAACGAGTCGTGGATGAGCCAGACCCTGAACCACGACCCCGCCTACTGGCGCACCGACGCCGCCGAGGACCGCGGCTTCGAAGAACCGCCGATCCACCCCGACTACCTCACCGCCGCGACGCTGGGCATCACCGTCGAGGACTTAAGCGAGAAGGGGGGTTACTTCCTCGGCCGCACCGGCGTCCGGTTCCCCGGGACGCCGGTCTACGCGGGCACCGAACTCCACGTCGAGAGCGAGGTCGTCGACACGGCCACCTCGAGTTCCCGGCCGGAGTACGGCATCGTCTCCTGGCGCACCCGCGGGACGGACGCCGAGACCGGCGAGGTACTCTGTTCCTACGAGCGCACCAACATGATCCCGCGTCGCGAACCGGTCGCGACGGACGGCAGCGGCGCGACGGCTGCCGAAGGGGACGGTGACGGTCCAAACCTCCCCGACGAGTTCGTCACCCCCAACGGCGGCTACTTCGAGGATTTCGTCGACGCGCTCGACCAGGCGGCGGATCGCGACGCCGCCGTCGCCTACCGTCACGAGCGCGGCCGCACCCAGGACGACGTGACCGTCGCCTCCCTGCCGCTGGCGACGCTCAACACGGCCAAACAGCACCACAACGTCGACGTGATGGCCGACTCGCCGTCGGGCGACATCGTCACCTACGGCGACGTCACCCGATCGACCGCGCTCGGCCACGCCCGATCGGACGAGCGGACGTGGCGCGAGGTCGGCTTCGACGACGAGTCGTTCCACACGTTCGTCGCCGTCGGCGACACCGTCTACGCGTTCACGCGCGTCCTCTCCGCCGAAGAAGACGCCGAGAGCGACCAGGCGGGCACCGTCAGGTTCGAGCACATCGCGTTCAACCAGGACGACGAACCCGTCTATTCGGGCACGCGAACCGCGGAGATTCGAAAGCGTTCTAACTAA
- a CDS encoding methylaspartate ammonia-lyase codes for MKIDSVHATPGYSGFFFDDQRAIKRGAEQDGFTYEGDPVTDGFDEIRQAGETLIVDVELADGTVARGDCAAVQYSGAGGRDPLFQAEEYEPVVEGPVAEALVGRDATEFLENAELLEDLEVDVRGSEVSSSQPEADASGAGDRLHTAIRYGVSQALLAAAAEAQNTTRTDVVVDALGTDPATEPVPVFGQSGDDRYTNAEKMFVKGVPVLPHALINSVEKIGENGETLLEYVEWLVDRSRELGPEGYEPRFHIDVYGMVGEIFGAPYDRDEVVDYFAALEAAAAPYPIQIEGPMDVGNRDDQVDAMVELREGLAEAGVGVDIVADEWCNTFEDVQAFVDAGAADLVQVKTPDLGGIHRSGQAVRYCEGTDTRAYLGGTCNETETSARACAHVALATDAAQVLAKPGMGFDEGYMIVENEMRRTIARREREQTTETDEITADD; via the coding sequence ATGAAGATCGACTCAGTTCACGCGACGCCCGGCTACTCCGGGTTCTTCTTCGACGACCAGCGCGCGATCAAGCGGGGAGCCGAGCAGGACGGGTTCACCTACGAGGGCGATCCCGTCACCGACGGCTTCGACGAAATACGCCAGGCCGGCGAGACGCTCATCGTGGACGTCGAACTCGCCGACGGCACCGTGGCGCGGGGCGACTGCGCGGCGGTCCAGTACTCCGGTGCCGGCGGGCGCGACCCGCTCTTCCAGGCCGAGGAGTACGAACCCGTCGTCGAGGGGCCGGTCGCCGAGGCACTCGTCGGTCGCGACGCGACCGAGTTTCTCGAGAACGCCGAACTGCTCGAGGACCTCGAGGTCGACGTTCGAGGAAGCGAAGTTTCCTCGAGTCAACCAGAAGCGGATGCTTCTGGTGCTGGTGATCGACTCCACACCGCGATCCGGTACGGCGTCTCGCAGGCGTTGCTGGCCGCGGCCGCGGAAGCCCAGAACACCACGCGCACGGACGTCGTGGTCGACGCGCTCGGAACCGACCCCGCGACGGAACCGGTGCCGGTCTTCGGCCAGTCCGGCGACGATCGGTACACCAACGCCGAGAAGATGTTCGTCAAGGGCGTGCCCGTCCTGCCCCACGCGCTGATCAACAGCGTCGAGAAGATCGGCGAGAACGGCGAGACCCTGCTGGAGTACGTGGAGTGGCTAGTCGACCGCTCCCGGGAACTCGGTCCCGAGGGGTACGAGCCGCGATTCCACATCGACGTCTACGGGATGGTCGGCGAGATCTTCGGCGCACCGTACGATCGCGACGAGGTCGTCGACTACTTTGCCGCGCTGGAGGCGGCGGCCGCCCCGTATCCGATCCAGATCGAGGGGCCGATGGACGTCGGCAACCGCGACGACCAGGTCGATGCGATGGTCGAACTCCGCGAGGGACTCGCCGAGGCGGGCGTCGGCGTCGACATCGTCGCCGACGAGTGGTGTAACACCTTCGAGGACGTGCAGGCGTTCGTCGACGCTGGCGCGGCCGACCTCGTGCAGGTCAAGACGCCCGATCTGGGCGGCATCCACCGTAGCGGACAGGCCGTCCGCTACTGCGAGGGGACCGACACCCGGGCCTACCTCGGCGGCACCTGCAACGAGACGGAAACCTCCGCACGCGCCTGCGCCCACGTCGCGCTCGCGACGGACGCCGCGCAGGTGCTCGCAAAGCCCGGCATGGGCTTCGACGAGGGCTACATGATCGTCGAAAACGAGATGCGACGGACGATCGCCCGCCGCGAGCGGGAACAGACGACCGAGACCGACGAAATTACCGCAGATGACTGA
- a CDS encoding methylaspartate mutase subunit E: protein MIRDERIPSDELRRIDEKIRSNWPSGADVDFEEAIEYHESLPDRKRFADVLESADKPLLQPRAGVPRLDDQVELLEYLHREGQADLLPTTIDSYTRDNEYGKAQAGLEKARETGEDTLNGFPAVNHGVDGCRELIDAIDAPIEVRHGTPDARLLAAITFAGGFQSFEGGPISYNIPYTKRHGLEETIEKWQFVDRLAGAYTERGVRINREPFGPLTGTLVPPSIAIAIMIVEGQLAATQGVRSITLGYGQVGNVVQDVAALNALKKLGTEYLPDEVVVTTVFHEWMGGFPPDEARANGVISLGGMTAAIARPDKVITKSPQEFQGVPTKEANAAGLRTTRQVIDMAIEQEIDIDGIAEEQDLIERETRCLMDTIFEHGDGDVVRGTIEAFDSGALDVPFAPSDSAKGAVLPARDDDGRVRIFEWADLEMDDDIKEIHKARLSRRADTEGREQSFRMVADDVDAISDGKLIGRPQGDV, encoded by the coding sequence ATGATACGAGACGAACGGATTCCATCCGACGAGCTACGGCGTATCGACGAGAAGATCCGATCGAACTGGCCGTCGGGAGCGGACGTCGACTTCGAGGAGGCGATCGAGTACCACGAATCGCTGCCCGACCGCAAGCGATTCGCGGACGTCCTCGAGTCGGCCGACAAGCCGCTCCTGCAGCCCCGGGCCGGCGTTCCCCGGCTCGACGACCAGGTCGAACTCCTCGAGTACCTCCACCGGGAGGGACAGGCGGATCTCCTGCCGACCACGATCGACTCCTACACGCGTGACAACGAGTACGGGAAAGCCCAGGCGGGCCTCGAGAAGGCCCGCGAGACGGGCGAGGATACGCTGAACGGCTTCCCCGCCGTCAACCACGGCGTCGACGGCTGTCGAGAACTGATCGACGCGATCGACGCTCCGATCGAGGTTCGACACGGGACGCCGGACGCTCGACTGCTCGCGGCGATCACGTTCGCCGGCGGCTTCCAGAGCTTCGAGGGCGGGCCGATCTCCTACAACATTCCCTACACGAAGCGCCACGGGCTCGAGGAGACGATCGAAAAGTGGCAGTTCGTCGATCGGCTCGCGGGGGCGTACACCGAACGCGGCGTGCGGATCAACCGCGAGCCGTTCGGCCCGCTGACCGGGACGCTCGTCCCGCCCTCGATCGCGATCGCGATCATGATCGTCGAGGGCCAGCTCGCTGCGACCCAGGGCGTGCGATCGATCACGCTCGGGTACGGGCAGGTCGGCAACGTCGTCCAGGACGTCGCCGCGCTGAACGCCCTGAAGAAACTGGGCACCGAGTACCTCCCCGACGAGGTCGTCGTCACGACCGTCTTCCACGAGTGGATGGGGGGCTTCCCGCCGGACGAGGCCCGCGCCAACGGCGTCATCAGCCTCGGCGGCATGACCGCCGCGATCGCCCGACCGGACAAGGTCATCACCAAATCGCCACAGGAGTTCCAGGGAGTGCCGACCAAGGAGGCCAACGCCGCCGGCCTGCGCACGACGCGGCAGGTCATCGACATGGCGATCGAGCAGGAGATCGACATCGACGGCATCGCGGAGGAACAGGACCTCATCGAGCGCGAGACGCGGTGTCTGATGGACACCATCTTCGAGCACGGCGACGGCGACGTCGTCCGGGGGACGATCGAGGCGTTCGACTCGGGCGCGCTCGACGTGCCCTTCGCCCCCAGCGACAGCGCGAAGGGGGCCGTCCTGCCGGCCCGCGACGACGACGGTCGCGTCCGCATCTTCGAGTGGGCCGACCTCGAGATGGACGACGACATCAAGGAGATCCACAAGGCGCGCCTCTCCCGGCGTGCGGACACGGAGGGCCGCGAACAGTCGTTCCGGATGGTGGCTGACGACGTCGACGCGATCAGCGACGGAAAACTCATCGGTCGACCACAGGGTGACGTCTAA
- the glmS gene encoding methylaspartate mutase subunit S has protein sequence MSQTVVLGVIGSDAHVVGITILEQAFSAAGFDVVNLGVQTSQEEFAEAAVAHDAEAVLVSSLYGHAEQDCQGFHEVLEDHGVDAVTFIGGNLAVGQDDFEQTRRTFRELGFDRVFDSETDPEDAIAALRQDLQISPTESERATINS, from the coding sequence ATGTCCCAAACGGTCGTCCTCGGCGTGATCGGCTCCGACGCCCACGTCGTTGGAATCACAATCCTAGAGCAGGCCTTCAGCGCAGCCGGCTTCGACGTCGTCAACCTCGGCGTCCAGACCTCCCAGGAAGAGTTCGCCGAGGCAGCGGTAGCACACGACGCCGAGGCCGTACTCGTCTCGTCGCTGTACGGCCACGCCGAGCAGGACTGTCAGGGATTCCACGAGGTTCTCGAGGATCACGGCGTCGACGCGGTCACGTTCATCGGCGGCAACCTCGCCGTCGGTCAGGACGACTTCGAACAGACCCGACGGACCTTCCGCGAACTCGGATTCGACCGCGTCTTCGACTCCGAGACCGATCCGGAGGACGCGATCGCTGCACTCCGGCAGGACCTCCAGATCAGTCCGACGGAGTCGGAACGTGCTACTATCAACTCCTAA
- the mct gene encoding succinyl-CoA:mesaconate CoA-transferase, which translates to MGALSNLRVLDLTQVLAGPYCTMLLADMGADVVKIERPGGDLIRSNPPFVDDPDEEAYGGYFQSVNRGKRSIELDFGDESDREDFLSLVEEADVVVENYRSGTMEKYDLGYETLKEYNPQLIYSSIRGFGDPRTGETHRQGQPSFDLIAQALGGVMEITGQEDGPPTKVGPGIGDLFTATLNCIGILAAVNHRAQTGDGQYVDTGMYDSMISMTERAIYQQSYTGEPPTRRGNSHPTLFPYDAFETADGHAVIAAFGNNHWQEVCEAMDRPELAAEYSDPASRLKNRDRLREEIAAWAAELENDDLVDTLEGRVPVAPVQNTEDIFEDPHVHDRDMLVPVEQPGADAEVEIAGTPIKMTETNPEPRGRAPLLDEHREEILGEAADAETTADD; encoded by the coding sequence ATGGGAGCACTGTCGAACCTTCGCGTGCTGGACCTGACCCAGGTCCTCGCCGGGCCGTACTGTACGATGTTACTCGCGGACATGGGCGCGGACGTCGTGAAGATCGAACGTCCGGGCGGCGACCTGATTCGATCGAACCCCCCGTTCGTCGACGACCCAGACGAGGAAGCCTACGGCGGGTACTTCCAGAGCGTCAACCGCGGCAAGCGAAGTATCGAACTGGACTTCGGCGACGAGTCGGACCGGGAGGACTTCCTCTCGCTCGTCGAAGAGGCGGACGTCGTCGTCGAGAACTACCGCTCGGGGACGATGGAGAAGTACGACCTCGGCTACGAGACGCTGAAGGAGTACAACCCGCAACTGATCTACTCCTCGATCCGCGGCTTCGGCGACCCGCGCACGGGCGAGACGCACCGGCAGGGTCAGCCGTCGTTCGACCTCATCGCGCAGGCGCTGGGCGGCGTAATGGAGATCACCGGACAGGAGGACGGCCCGCCGACGAAGGTCGGTCCCGGCATCGGCGACCTCTTCACCGCGACGCTGAACTGCATCGGCATCCTCGCGGCGGTCAATCACCGTGCACAGACCGGTGACGGCCAGTACGTCGACACGGGGATGTACGATTCGATGATCAGCATGACCGAGCGGGCGATCTACCAGCAGTCCTACACCGGCGAGCCGCCGACCCGCCGCGGCAACTCCCACCCGACGCTGTTCCCCTACGACGCCTTCGAGACCGCCGACGGTCACGCCGTCATCGCCGCGTTCGGAAACAACCACTGGCAGGAGGTCTGCGAGGCGATGGATCGGCCGGAGCTCGCGGCGGAGTATTCCGACCCGGCGTCGCGGCTCAAGAACCGCGACCGACTGCGCGAGGAGATCGCCGCGTGGGCCGCCGAACTGGAGAACGACGACCTCGTCGACACCCTCGAGGGCCGCGTGCCGGTCGCACCCGTTCAGAACACCGAGGACATCTTCGAGGACCCGCACGTCCACGATCGGGACATGCTCGTGCCGGTCGAACAGCCCGGCGCCGACGCGGAGGTCGAAATCGCGGGCACGCCGATAAAGATGACCGAAACCAATCCCGAGCCCCGCGGCCGGGCCCCGCTGCTCGACGAGCACCGCGAGGAGATCCTCGGCGAGGCAGCCGACGCGGAGACGACGGCTGACGACTGA
- a CDS encoding alpha/beta fold hydrolase: MSTSYQPGDVEPITGKYVHAEVEGVDHRIYFEEAGPEDGTPLLCQHTAGNNCQEWRHLLTDEDITDEFRVIAHDLPYHGKSVPPTTQEWWTEDYTMTAKKFTETLVAIADALDLEDPIYMGSSMGGNITLELADWYPDRFRALIGLECGAHSPGFYIDWLDHPQVNTTEVNAYACWGLMAPQSPEQFRRETMYLYEQGATGVFKGDLYYYSVDHDYRDKLDQVNADECPLYIVNGEYDYLTTPEDGRQTAEGVGDGAVAIEMAEIGHFPMSEHPELFNAYVREILDVITGERDEALPDVITPDDVGIEYHPPGPAREKPAE, encoded by the coding sequence ATGAGTACCAGCTACCAACCCGGCGACGTCGAACCGATCACCGGCAAGTACGTTCACGCGGAGGTCGAAGGCGTCGACCACCGAATCTACTTCGAGGAGGCTGGACCGGAAGACGGGACGCCGCTGCTCTGTCAACACACAGCGGGGAACAACTGCCAGGAGTGGCGGCACCTGCTGACCGACGAGGATATCACCGACGAGTTCCGCGTCATCGCACACGACCTCCCCTACCACGGCAAGTCGGTTCCGCCGACGACCCAGGAGTGGTGGACGGAGGACTACACGATGACCGCGAAGAAGTTCACCGAGACGCTGGTCGCCATCGCCGACGCCCTCGATCTCGAGGATCCCATCTACATGGGATCGAGCATGGGCGGAAACATCACCCTCGAGCTGGCTGACTGGTACCCGGATCGGTTCCGGGCGCTGATCGGCCTCGAGTGCGGTGCCCACAGTCCCGGCTTCTACATCGACTGGCTCGATCACCCGCAGGTCAACACGACGGAGGTCAACGCCTACGCGTGCTGGGGACTGATGGCACCCCAGAGCCCCGAACAGTTCCGCCGAGAGACGATGTATCTCTACGAACAGGGTGCGACGGGCGTGTTCAAAGGTGACCTGTACTACTACTCCGTCGATCACGACTACCGGGACAAACTCGACCAGGTCAACGCCGACGAGTGCCCGCTGTACATCGTCAACGGCGAATACGATTACCTGACGACGCCCGAGGACGGCCGCCAGACCGCGGAGGGGGTCGGCGACGGTGCAGTCGCGATCGAGATGGCCGAGATCGGTCACTTCCCGATGAGCGAACACCCGGAACTGTTCAACGCCTACGTTCGCGAGATACTCGACGTCATCACCGGGGAACGTGACGAGGCGCTGCCGGACGTGATCACGCCGGACGACGTCGGCATCGAGTACCATCCGCCCGGCCCCGCCAGAGAGAAACCCGCCGAGTGA
- a CDS encoding DUF5785 family protein — MSTDWPFDPDGEKGSEGMRKFDMRIIADKVDEEEDFPMNRDEFVEEHGDDPIRINHERVVALRDIFEYVEPEEFETMVDMHKAVGDAMRAGDFWEYHPKGKDPEKKHA; from the coding sequence ATGAGCACGGACTGGCCGTTCGATCCCGACGGGGAGAAAGGCAGCGAGGGGATGCGCAAGTTCGACATGCGGATCATCGCCGACAAGGTCGACGAAGAGGAGGACTTCCCGATGAACCGCGACGAGTTCGTTGAGGAGCACGGCGACGATCCAATCCGGATCAACCACGAACGCGTCGTCGCGCTTCGCGACATCTTCGAGTACGTCGAACCCGAGGAGTTCGAGACGATGGTCGACATGCACAAGGCCGTCGGCGACGCGATGCGGGCGGGCGACTTCTGGGAGTACCACCCGAAGGGGAAAGATCCCGAGAAGAAACACGCGTAG